The genomic region CGAAAACGTTTGAAGCTTAATCCATAGATCATAATCGATAATCGACTAGGAGGAATTTTCAATGAAAGCACTCGTATATCAGGATCTCAAACAGGTAACTTACCAAGAGATTGAGGAGCCAACCATTCAAAAGCCGAATCAAGTTAAGATTAAAATCTACGGTTCAGGTATCTGCGGTACAGATCTGAATATTGTCAAAGGCAAAGTGCCTGCAAATAAAGGAACAATTATTGGACATGAAGGTGTGGGCACCGTTGTTGAGGTGGGCGATGAAGTTCGTGGTTTCAAGATCGGTGATCGCGTATTGGTTGATCCTACGCAATCTTGCGGTACCTGCTCATACTGCCGCGAAGGCCTGTTCATCTACTGCGAGAATTTTGATGACTATCAAGTAGGGATGACGACGCACGGAACCTTTGCCGAATATTTTGTTGGAGACGAAAAGTATATCTATGCCATCCCGGATTCGATGAGTTGGGAAACGGCGATGATGATCGAACCACTGGGATGTGTGCTTCAGACGTTCATGAAAGCAGGGACTAAGCCAAGTGACTCTGTACTGGTCCTCGGTTCTGGTGCAATCGGTTCCCTGTGTCAGCTAGTTAGCAAACGATTGGCAAGGCTTACCGTAGGCACGGAGGTTGATCCATATCGCAAAGAGTTCGCTTCAGGGATCGCAGATCATGTGTTCTATCCTCAGGACCTGACGCTCGATAAAGTATACGAGATCAATAATAACAAGAAGTTTGATATTGTAGTGGACGCGGTTGGTAACCAGCTTCATGTGGGATTTGAGATGATTGCCAAAGGCGGCAAAATTATTCCTATGGGATATGACGACAGCTATGAGGTGACGTTCAAATCAACAGCCGTAATTAATGATGGCATTAGTATCATTGGCGCGGTGGCTAACCACTCGATGATCAGTACAGCACTGAAATTTGCCCAAAGCATTCCGGAACTGGAGCAGATGGTGACAGCCAAAGAACTGCTGAGTGATTATGAGCAGGCCTTTAATGGAACGATTGGTTATGACATGCATTCTGGAGAGAAATTGCCGATGAATTCGGTCAAAACGGCTCTTATCCTATAAGCATGTAGACATTAGCGGGTTTGCCGCTGCGATAAGTTGGAATTCGCAGCGGTGAAAACCGCAGAAGGAAGGGATATCGATTGAAATTGCTTCAAGATTTGCCGAAGAATCCACGCTACTCCATTTTACTCGAACCGGTATGGGCCATTCCGGGCACGATCGTTCTCTTTTACGCTCCTTTATATATGAAGGAAGCCGGACTTTCGGACATTGAAATCGGTTTAATCAATTCGGTGAATCTTTATTTTGCCTTTATCTTTCAATTGTTTGCGGGTTCCATTACGAATAAGCTGGGCCGTAAACGAACAACGCTGATCTTTGATCTGCTTGCATGGAGTGTTCCCATGTTCATCTGGGCTTTCTCCCAGAACTTCTGGCTGTTTCTAATCGCCTACTTGCTGAACGCAACATCGAAGTTTGTAACGGTCGCCTTTAACTGTCTGATCATAGAGGATGTGGAGGAACACAAACGATCGAAGGTATTTGCCATACTCAACATGATTATTACAGGGGCTGGGGTGCTCACGCCGATTGCCGGAGTTGTCATTGCTGATTATGGTATTGTACCTACACTCGCCAGCATTTACTTTGTCGGGGGCATCCTGATGACGGCCATGTTCTTCATTCGTAACCGATACACGGATGAGACCGAGGTCGGCAAGGAACTTATGGGGCTGCATAGCAAAACCCGTGTGTTTCAGAGCTTGGGTTCCAGTCTGCGCCTGTTCGGCAAATCGTTCTACAAACGAAGACTGTTCCCGATCATTTTGATCACCGTGTTGTCCAATCTGATTTTACAGCTGAATTTCTTCCAGGTCATTTTCTTCAAGGAACAGTTGAAGTTTGATGACCGCGTCATTTCGTTTATTCCGGTCGTGACCGCAGTGACCGTCATGTTGCTCTATCTGGTCATCATTCCACGATTGAAACGGCGTTCGGAGGAAAAGTATGTTGGTTTTTCCATCGTGCTTAGCACGGCCGGGGCTATCCTGTTTCTATTGATTCCTGTGGGAAATATAGGGATGTTGTTTCTCACGCTAATTGTGCTCGCTGCGGGTAACTTCATTTTGCAGACGTACCGGGATGCCCTGCTGATGAACCGATTGGGCACGCATGAGAAAGCCGACATGTTCTCGGCCGTGCAGACGGTCATGACGCTAACAGCCATTCCATCCGGCTATCTGACAGGTTTGCTCTACCATCACAATCCAACGCTGTTATTCAGCGTCATTCTTGGGCTATACGTCGTACTTATGGTCATCATGTTTTTCCTGCCCGATCCGCAAAAGCACTCCCAAGTGCTAGAGCCTTACAAAAATATGTAGAAGAAGGGGTTTTCTGTATATGGAGCGAATATGTAGTACAGAAAAAAACTAGACTAAATTTTAACTTGGGAGGCTATTAACAAATGACCAACGTAATGACAACAGAAGCACGGAAACAATGGAACTGGATGAATGAGCCCGAAACCTGGTCCTATACGGATCAGGGAGGTGTGCTGGTGGAAGCGAAGGCGGACACCGACTTTTTCCAGGATCCTGCGGGCAAGCACATTCGTGCAACAGCACCATTTCTGTCCATGCCTGTGCCTGAGGACTTCGAAATCACAACCCAGTTAACCGTGGATATGAAAAATCAATATGATTCCGGATGTCTGATGGTGATGGCAGATGATCTTAACTGGTGCAAAATTTGCTTTGAGTATGATGGAAAAGCACCTACCATCGTGTCAGTGGTCACACGTGATGGTTCATCCGATGATTGCAATTCGGTGGAAGTCTCCGTACCTAATCCCTATCTGCGTATACGCAAAGTAGAGGGCTGCATATCATTCTTTTATTCACCCGATGGGGATGAGTGGAAACTAATTCGTTATTTCGGCATGCCGACACAAGGGGAACTTCGAGCTGGATTAGTTGTTCAGTCGCCGACTGGAACGGGCTGTACGTGTCACTTTTTATCCGTGAACGTGACTCATCCGGACTTGACCGCACGCTTCTAATCCGCTCCCCCGGCCGATCATTGGAGGGAGAACAGGTTCATGGTAAAAGCATTTATATTTGATTTTGATGGACTCATTGTGGATACAGAGACGCCCTGGTACTATGCGTTTCGCGATATTTATGAAGAACACGGAGTTGAACTTGGTCTGGAGCTTTGGTCGAAAAATGTAGGGACATCCTTTGAGGAGTTTCATCCATTTCTATATCTGGAGCAGGCGCTCCAAAGAAAGATAGATCATGATCATATCAAACTGCTCTCTGAACAGAAATACGAAGTCTATTTGGGACAGGCCGTTATTCTTCCAGGGGTGTACGAATTGCTTCAGTCTGCGAGGGAGAAGGGGATTCAGCTTGCAGTTGCTTCCAGCTCCACACGGGACTGGGTGCATGGGTACTTGCAGAAGTTAGGCATTTTCGATTATTTCACAGTCGTTCATACATCCGAGGATGTGAAGCGAGTGAAACCGGACCCTGAACTGTACCTTCTTGCTCTCCAAAGCCTTGGAATCGAGGCTTCCGAAGCGATTGTGTTCGAAGACTCACCTAATGGCTTGAAGGCAGCCAATGCAGCGGGTATTCGTTGTATCATCGTGCCTAACGAGGTAACGCGTGGTCTGGAATTCGCCATGCATGAGCTGCGGTTATCCTCGCTGGCCGAGATCGATATGGAGGCTCTTTAATCCAGATACTGCTTGCGTAGCTCGATAGGGGAGATCCCTTCGTATTTTTTGAACACCGATCCAAAGTAACTGGCACTGTTGAAACCAACGGCCTTGGCTATTTCATGAGCGGTAGTAGCGTTATTTTCGATGAGCATTTCCTTGGCTTTCAACAACCGATACCGCATCAGATACTCCAATGGAGTCATTTGAAATTGTTTTTTGAATATCCGATTCAGGTGCTGTTCGGTTACGTCCATCTGGTCAGCCAACATGGGGAGAGAGATATCCTGATGATAATTTTGTTTGATAAAAGTAATGAGTTCATCCAATCTTAATCGGGCATCAGAACGTTCGTAAGCACTATAGCGTTCACCTTCAATGGTTAATCTGACCAATAGCATGTACAGTAACGCGGATACGTGCCAGATCTGATCCTTGTGCCGGGACTGCAGCGCCAACGTAATTTCATGCAACAGGATATGAAGCATTCCATCCGGCTTGAAGGCGCGCAGCTCTCCGATCTGCAAGGTATGCAAGAACCGTGGCAATAAATAGCCATTGAAAGACAGACAATCAAATCGTAATGAATCACTCAGATTGTGGTAACGGTAGGTTACCTCCGGGAACAAGATGAGAGCGGTTCCTTTTTTGATCGAAAATTCATGATTCTTTGCTGCGATTCGCCCTGTTCCTCCGATGCACTGTACAATGCTGTAATCCCGTGAATGGTCGCTCCAATTCATCAATTCATCAACGGTCAACTGGTTTTGCCCTGTAATCATGAGCGGCATATCGGTATCCAGTGGATTCCCCATGCTAGGTTTCGGCATCGTCGTGTTATTCCTCTTTTCGTTAAAGGATCATGTGCGTAAGTGGCGTGGTTACAGTGTTAAAAGAAACCTAGAAAGAATTATATTACATAAATGGAATTATTTTAATGGATTGATGTTCGATAATAAAACGTTTTCAAAATATAGTCCAACAACTCTTTATTGGATGCATAAGCATGAATCGTAGCTTGATCAGTCTCTATTTATAGATTTAAAAGTACGCCTGCCTTGCCAACAGAATGCGAAAAAGTATACGCTATAACGGATGAGTGATTAAGGAAAGGGATGCAAACATGAAGAAAGTCATCGTAGTCGGATCGGGTATTCTGGGGGCATCAACAGCCTATCAATTAGCCAAACTGGGCGCAGAGGTCATCATCATAGACCGAAAAGATATAGGACAGGCAACGGATGCAGCTGCTGGTATCATCTGTCCATGGCTGTCACAGCGACGCAATCAGGACTGGTATCAGCTCGCCAAGGCTGGTGCGCGGTTCTATCCTGGCATCATAGCGGAGCTTGAGAGTGAAGGAGAAACGGAAACCGGATATGCTCAAGTAGGTGCGCTCAGTATTCATACGGATGTCGACAAAATCAACAAGATGGAAGAGCGGGCCTGCCTTCGCAAAGCGGATGCACCGGAGATTGGTGAAATTACACCTCTTGATGCAAAAGAAACCCATGAGCGTTTTCCACTGCTGGAGGAACATTATCAATCGGTACATATCAGCGGTGCTGCACGTATAGATGGACGGGCGCTGCGCGATGCCTTGATCCGGTCTGCACAGCGAAATGGAGCCGAAGTGATCCATGGAGACGCAATGCTTCAATATGAAGCAGATCGGGTCATGGGTGTGACAGTTAATGGTCAGCGTTTCCTGGCAGATGAAGTCATTGTCTGTGCAGGGGCATGGGCCAATGCACTGTTGAAGCCACTCGGCATACACTTTAAAGTGCACTATCAAAAGGCACAAATTATGCATCTACATGTTACGGATGGGGAGGATACGGGCAACTGGCCTGTGATTATGCCACCGTCTGACCAATATCTCCTGGCCTTTGATCAGCAGAAGATTGTGATTGGAGCCACTCATGAAAATGATGTGGAGGGTTATGATACAAGAGTAACCGCAGGGGGCATGCAGGAAGTTTTGAATAAAGGTCTGGAACTGGCACCTGGTCTTGCAAACAGTACATTCCAGGAAGTACGAGTTGGGTTCCGTCCGTTCACACCTGGCTTTCTGCCTGTAATGGGGGTTGTGCCAGGCTGGCAGGGTCTAATTACAGCGAACGGACTTGGAGCCTCTGGTTTGACAATGGGTCCTTTTATCGGGAGTCAACTGGCGAAACTAGCTCTCGGCATGGAACTGGATATCGATATTGAGCCATACACTGTGGGCAAAGCAATGGATGAAATTGAAAGAGGTGAGTCATGACATATTCACAACGTTTATCTGATGGAGCGAACTCGTCTGACCTCATATATCTGGAACATCAGATCGGTACGACGAAAGAAGAACTGCGAATAGCTTTGGAAAAACAAGAAACATACAAACGCGAATTGGCGGATTTGAAGTCATCACCACTCGGGACTGCATCGAAAGAGGGTTCGGACGAGCAAGTCTTAATGGAGAAGGCAAGCCACACGCAGAACTTGATTGAAACCTTGTCTGCACAGCTGGATCAGCTTCAGGAAGCATTGGCGAAACTGGGCGATTAATCGATTTGTATCGCTTTACTCTCTGGGACATTGATAAAAAATATACGATGCGTATAAATGAAAACCCCTTATAATAAGGGGTTTTTCTGATTTAGTTCGAATGATGTATATCAATAAATGAACTAGTGGTATAAAATTAAATTAGGTGCTGAACTGTCAATTCAGGTACCGATGTAACCAATCACGAAACTATTCTGAGAGGTGGCTTCCGAATGTACAAAGAAGTGATACGCGTTGAGGACATCACAGGGTTCCAGTCCAGATCTGAAGAGTTTTTTCCACTGCACTGGTTTCGAAAAATGCTGTCCGAACATCCTGTGTATTATCACGAAGATACAGACACCTGGAATGTGTTCAGATACGATGATGTAAAGCAGGTCTTGAGCAATCATGCTTATTTTTCAGCTGAAGGAACGCGAACGACCATTGCGGTCGGAGCGAAAAACAACGAAGGCACGCCTCCAGACAAATTAAACATTTCAAGTATCGATCCGCCCCGTCATCAAAAAAGTCGTTCGTTGTTGTCCGCTGCTTTTACACCCCGTAGTCTGAAGAACTGGGAGCCACGCATTCGCAACATTGCGCAGCAGCTGGTAGCCGATATTGAGCCGAATACGACCATTGATATTGTTCAAGCGTTGGCTGCTCCGCTGCCTTCGATGGTTATGGCTGATCTGCTCGGCATCCCTCTCACAGACAGTCATCGCTTCAAGAACTGGGTAGATATTCTGTTTCAACCCACCATTCCGAAGACGGCTGAAGAGAGTGAACTGAAAAAGCAGACAGCAGCGCAAGAGTACTATCACTTCCTGTACCCTATTGTGGTTCATAAACGGTCCCATCCTGGTGAGGATATCATTACGGATCTGTTGAACGTTGATGTTGAAGGGGAGAAGTTCACGGAGGATGAGGTTGTTCGCACGACCATGCTTCTGCTCGGAGCCGGTATTGAGACAACAAGCCATATGGTTTCAAATACGTTCTATTCCTTCCTGTACGATGACCCGAGTCTGTATGGCCAACTAAGACAGAATCCCGAGTTGGTTCCGCTCGCAGTGGAGGAAATGCTTCGTTATCGGTTTCATAATGCCAAGCGACATCGAACAGTGAAGCAGGATAACCAACTGCTCGGAGTAGACTTGAAAAAAGGCGATGTTGTCATCTCCTGGATGAGTGCAGCCAATATGGATGAGCAGATGTTTGAAGACCCATTTGAGCTAAACATTCATCGTCGGAATAACAAAAAACATCTTACCTTTGGCAATGGCCCACACTTTTGTCTGGGTGCCCCGCTGGCAAGAATGGAACTAAGCATTGCCTTGACTGCATTTGTAGAGAAGATTGCTCGGATCGAACCGGTGGAGTCCTTTGATCTGGAGAATAATCTGGCCACTTCAGCTCCGGGACAGTCGTTAACCCATC from Paenibacillus sp. FSL R5-0341 harbors:
- a CDS encoding MFS transporter → MKLLQDLPKNPRYSILLEPVWAIPGTIVLFYAPLYMKEAGLSDIEIGLINSVNLYFAFIFQLFAGSITNKLGRKRTTLIFDLLAWSVPMFIWAFSQNFWLFLIAYLLNATSKFVTVAFNCLIIEDVEEHKRSKVFAILNMIITGAGVLTPIAGVVIADYGIVPTLASIYFVGGILMTAMFFIRNRYTDETEVGKELMGLHSKTRVFQSLGSSLRLFGKSFYKRRLFPIILITVLSNLILQLNFFQVIFFKEQLKFDDRVISFIPVVTAVTVMLLYLVIIPRLKRRSEEKYVGFSIVLSTAGAILFLLIPVGNIGMLFLTLIVLAAGNFILQTYRDALLMNRLGTHEKADMFSAVQTVMTLTAIPSGYLTGLLYHHNPTLLFSVILGLYVVLMVIMFFLPDPQKHSQVLEPYKNM
- a CDS encoding FAD-binding oxidoreductase, producing the protein MKKVIVVGSGILGASTAYQLAKLGAEVIIIDRKDIGQATDAAAGIICPWLSQRRNQDWYQLAKAGARFYPGIIAELESEGETETGYAQVGALSIHTDVDKINKMEERACLRKADAPEIGEITPLDAKETHERFPLLEEHYQSVHISGAARIDGRALRDALIRSAQRNGAEVIHGDAMLQYEADRVMGVTVNGQRFLADEVIVCAGAWANALLKPLGIHFKVHYQKAQIMHLHVTDGEDTGNWPVIMPPSDQYLLAFDQQKIVIGATHENDVEGYDTRVTAGGMQEVLNKGLELAPGLANSTFQEVRVGFRPFTPGFLPVMGVVPGWQGLITANGLGASGLTMGPFIGSQLAKLALGMELDIDIEPYTVGKAMDEIERGES
- a CDS encoding AraC family transcriptional regulator, with protein sequence MPKPSMGNPLDTDMPLMITGQNQLTVDELMNWSDHSRDYSIVQCIGGTGRIAAKNHEFSIKKGTALILFPEVTYRYHNLSDSLRFDCLSFNGYLLPRFLHTLQIGELRAFKPDGMLHILLHEITLALQSRHKDQIWHVSALLYMLLVRLTIEGERYSAYERSDARLRLDELITFIKQNYHQDISLPMLADQMDVTEQHLNRIFKKQFQMTPLEYLMRYRLLKAKEMLIENNATTAHEIAKAVGFNSASYFGSVFKKYEGISPIELRKQYLD
- a CDS encoding alcohol dehydrogenase catalytic domain-containing protein: MKALVYQDLKQVTYQEIEEPTIQKPNQVKIKIYGSGICGTDLNIVKGKVPANKGTIIGHEGVGTVVEVGDEVRGFKIGDRVLVDPTQSCGTCSYCREGLFIYCENFDDYQVGMTTHGTFAEYFVGDEKYIYAIPDSMSWETAMMIEPLGCVLQTFMKAGTKPSDSVLVLGSGAIGSLCQLVSKRLARLTVGTEVDPYRKEFASGIADHVFYPQDLTLDKVYEINNNKKFDIVVDAVGNQLHVGFEMIAKGGKIIPMGYDDSYEVTFKSTAVINDGISIIGAVANHSMISTALKFAQSIPELEQMVTAKELLSDYEQAFNGTIGYDMHSGEKLPMNSVKTALIL
- a CDS encoding cytochrome P450 — encoded protein: MYKEVIRVEDITGFQSRSEEFFPLHWFRKMLSEHPVYYHEDTDTWNVFRYDDVKQVLSNHAYFSAEGTRTTIAVGAKNNEGTPPDKLNISSIDPPRHQKSRSLLSAAFTPRSLKNWEPRIRNIAQQLVADIEPNTTIDIVQALAAPLPSMVMADLLGIPLTDSHRFKNWVDILFQPTIPKTAEESELKKQTAAQEYYHFLYPIVVHKRSHPGEDIITDLLNVDVEGEKFTEDEVVRTTMLLLGAGIETTSHMVSNTFYSFLYDDPSLYGQLRQNPELVPLAVEEMLRYRFHNAKRHRTVKQDNQLLGVDLKKGDVVISWMSAANMDEQMFEDPFELNIHRRNNKKHLTFGNGPHFCLGAPLARMELSIALTAFVEKIARIEPVESFDLENNLATSAPGQSLTHLPVKIVE
- a CDS encoding HAD family hydrolase, whose amino-acid sequence is MVKAFIFDFDGLIVDTETPWYYAFRDIYEEHGVELGLELWSKNVGTSFEEFHPFLYLEQALQRKIDHDHIKLLSEQKYEVYLGQAVILPGVYELLQSAREKGIQLAVASSSTRDWVHGYLQKLGIFDYFTVVHTSEDVKRVKPDPELYLLALQSLGIEASEAIVFEDSPNGLKAANAAGIRCIIVPNEVTRGLEFAMHELRLSSLAEIDMEAL
- a CDS encoding DUF1349 domain-containing protein, with amino-acid sequence MTNVMTTEARKQWNWMNEPETWSYTDQGGVLVEAKADTDFFQDPAGKHIRATAPFLSMPVPEDFEITTQLTVDMKNQYDSGCLMVMADDLNWCKICFEYDGKAPTIVSVVTRDGSSDDCNSVEVSVPNPYLRIRKVEGCISFFYSPDGDEWKLIRYFGMPTQGELRAGLVVQSPTGTGCTCHFLSVNVTHPDLTARF